AAAGATGGATGTCCAATCAATGGAAGTGATCAAGAACCATAGTCcatcaagaaggggaggatcaTGTTTATTGGTCCAAGTAAACTTTATGCCTTTGAGAGGTAATTCTACAACCCTTAAAGCACTGAACTAGGTGCTTTCCTTCTAAAGCATATAATGTTTTCACCTTAATTTTGATTTGGTCCAACTTTTATCATCAACATGTGGGCTTTGGTCCATCCCGTACGTGAGTCGGACCAGCCCTTCATCCGCATCTCGTTCACGTAAACCCCTACAAATTAATATGCGGAAAAATATACATATTCTTTGTCCGTAGCAACGCATAGGTATATAAGCCTAGTTAACTTAAATGTTGAATGTCTGCCTGTCTGGTACGATGTTGATCTTTCCCAATTACTCAGTAACCACAAAATTGCAAACCCTAAAGCAAGAAATAAACTCAGCACACATAGTCAATCTGAAAGCAATCCAAAAAACAAAACATCTTGAAGGCATTGCAAGCCAATGTTTCAAGACAAGTTGTTATACAGTCTTCAACTACAACCCAGATGGAAATGTAGTGCTCCTACTCGTTGTAAAAGGAGGACGATTAAAACTACAACATACAAAGTTCTGTGAACACGACCAGAAGTAACAATTTGGCTCTCCTAGATGTCAATCTTTAAAACGTGTTGCATCTTCTCGAACATTCTATTGTTGTGCCACTGACTTCTGAAGTTTCTGTGCAGGTTCAGCAGCCAAAGCCTCTTCAAGGAGCGAAGGGATTCCATGCCTTGAGGAACCTTATCTAGCCTCGCCAGTGATCCAATATACAGAGCTTCAATGCATGGAAGCGCTCCATCAGCAATCATCAGCTCGTTGACATCAGGCATGTGCTTCAGAACAAGCATCTTGAGTTGGGGAAACGATCCTGGAGAAAGAACCAGAGTCTTTGCACTGTAGATGTGATTGAAGCTCAGATATGTAAGGTTATATAGGTACGGTGCCAGCATGACCAGTGGATCCTCCCCTACTCTACACCAGCTTATGTCTAAATATTTGAGGCATGCCCCGTGAACACGGAATATCGGGCACTCCAGTGTTCCTTTGGCCCATTGCCCTATGATAATCAACTTTTGGAGTTTACGGGAAATCGGCTGGAGGGCCTCGAAGCAGAGCACCTCGTTCTCATCCCTTGCAGAAAGGAGCAAACTGGAAAGGACTGGCATATTTGAAATGGTGGCTAAAATATTTGCACAGTCAGCAGCACTTATGCTGTGGATCCACACACTTCTAAGCTGCATCAGTTTCTTCAGCTGCTCAGCCAAGCCCCTGCTGGCTTCCACTGTCTCGAGAGTCTGCAGTTCTTGCAAACTGGACAGATCCTTTGGTGCTTCCACTCCAAAGCGGTAGGGGAATTCTGACAAGTTGAACAGATCCTTAGGTACTTGTGCTCCAAAAATGTTTGGGAACACTGCTAAGTTCCCATCAGCACATCTATCAGCCATAAGGTGCCGTAGCTTCTTGACCTTACCGAGTCCTCTTGGTAACCTCTGTATTTTTGTTCCCTTGATGTCCAAAGTGAGGAGGTTAGATAGATTCACAACAGAGTCAGGGAGTAACTTGACCTTCGTGCGCCGCAAGCCAATGTAACGTAGGTTGAACAGAATCCCTATAGATGCTGGTAATTCAGTGACCTCAGAATCTTGTAGCTCGAGCACAGTAAGGTAGGTGGCTTCAGACAAAATTGATGACAACATGCCAGGGGAGGATGAAACTGTTCCAAGTGATACAAGAGTCCGAAGCTGGGGAAAATTAACTTTTATTGGAGTATTGTCTTTCCATCCATAAGATGACAGACGACGAACATCCTTATTCATCTGTATCATTCTTCTATAGTCATTTGCAGAGCCAAATCTCTCCTGTTTCGCAACAAGAACCAGATCTCGCATAATAGGATGCATCCTACAGGTTCTCACCCGTCCTTGCTCGTCATTATGCCCGATTACCAGAAGATTGCAGTTGATCAGCTCGGTGAGGTTCCTCTCAGCCACCTCCTCTGCTGTTTTGTTTCCCCTGCTCAGCACAAAGCCTTCTGCGATCCACATCTTCACAACGCTCTCACTGGAAATTAGGTAATCTTTAGGGAATAGACTGCAATACAAGAAGCAATTTTTGAGGTCCGCTGATAGGTCATGGTAACTCAAATTAAAAATTTCCCTGACATTGTCACTGTTCGATAGCTCAGTTTCTAACTGATCATACATTTGATTCCAGATGTGGTGTATCTGTGGCTGCAAAGACAAGAGGCTGCCTATTGATACAATTGCCACTGGTAAACCGTAGCACCTATCAACGATGGAAGTAGCAGCATGCAAAAGCTCCTTGGGGCACTCGTGGTCCTTGATATTGTAAAATGCCTTTCTGCAGAAGAGATCGAATGCATACTTACTGCTCAGAGGCTGGAGCTCAAGGCGACGTGTTGGGGGAGCAAGAGTAGCCACGTCAGTCTTTCGTGTCGTGATGATGATGCGACTTGCCTCCACATTGCCGAATGAGTAACACAATTTAAAGTACACATCTTGATCCCAGACGTCATCCAACACAATCAAACATTTCCTATGTTTGAGGATTTCCTTTATTTCTTCTTTCAAATCACTTACATCCATACCGTTAATGTGAGTTTGCAGATGTTTCACATCGTCAATCTCCCAGAGTAGCTTCCTCAACAGGGCATCCATAGTGTACGTCTGGGACACAGCCACCCACACGCGAGCAGGAAATTTTCTCTTTTCACGTTCGTAAACATTTGCAACAAGGGCAGTTTTCCCCAATCCGCCCATACCTGACACCGTTATCACCTTGCTGTCTGGCTCATCAGAATACAGCCATTCGGTGAGCATTCTTCTGTTATCTTCAATCCCCACTAGATCTTCGTCTTTAACAAATTCTGATATGCTGACCTGAGACCGCTGTGTTTCCATCTCAGGATCATGCCGGGGTAGCTGCAAACACTGATGCTTGAGCTTGACAACCTGCTTGGTCTTATTCTGTATCGCGGCTACCTCATCAGCTATTTCACTGAACACAATGATATATTGTGCTTCCGTGAAGTACTTTATAAGGAAAAATTCATTCTCCATTCGGAAACAATAATATAGGTATTTGtccatcaagtcctcaacaCGGATGATCAGTTTCCGCAATTCCCGAATCCAGCCATTGACTTCATTTGTGAGGTTGGACATGGCTGTCTTAGTCATCAGGACTGCGAGTTGATCCCTTACTTTCTGAATATTGACTTCGAGGCCCCTTAGTCTACTACTACCTTTTGCAGAAAGTTTTGCCACCACAATCTTGGTAGTTTTATCTGCTAAAACTGCATCAATCTTCATAATAGCAAGGAATAGccctgaagaagaagaaaagtaaTGCAGCATGTTACATTTTAGAAAAAATCACATTTCAAACCAAAAGGTACCAGCTATACTCATATCGCACTCAATGGTAAAGTTCAATTTTCTACCCTGGACCCCTTCTGTTCGTACACTAGCTGTTAGGGTCATACAAGAAGAAATCAGGGTCAGTTTATCACTACCTGTCAAATGGAATTTCTTTTTCTGTTGAAAACAGCCAGTCTGGACCACTAATTAATTCACTCACGGTTACTAGTAAATTAGTGGCCTGCGTATATATTTGGTTGACCAAACCATCAATTTATGTTCCacaaccttctttttctttatctttaacaAATTAATTTATGGAATAAATTGAGCACCCGTGGTGCGTCGGGGACTAAAACCCAAGTGGATAGATCCCATCAAAATGAACCTGACCATTTAAGCAGTTCGGGTTTATGTCCCATCCACTGAAAGGCAATACACAAATAGGACCAGTGTAAAGGTCACTTCCAAGTATTATTGACATGCTAAATAAAGCTAGCTAGCTGTACGTACCTGGGATATAGGGTGCTCTTGGACCGGTAATCATGTGTAATACCCGAGGAGATGGTTCTTCTTCTGACATAGATGGTAGGCCATCCCGAGGAGTATCACGAGTAGTTATATGTGAAGGCACGGTGCTATCTTCTGGGTCGGATAAAACTGTTATCTCTTCTACCTGATAAAATTTTGAAGGCCGGAATTATTGTTTCTCCAGTTCTTTGCAGGTATTACAGCAATTTTATTATTGTTTCTCCAGTTCTTTGCAGGTATTACAGCAATTTTAGGAGCTTATTTGTTTTACCAAAAGGGGTGCAATATGATGAAGCTAATATGACAGTCGGTGCCAGCTAGCTAATTACCTGTGCCACGTTGGTTTCTGTTTCAGTAAGCTTCTGGATTATACGGTCCATAGATGGTCTGTTCTTTCGCTCTCGGTCTGTGCAGTCTATGCATATCTCAGCGCATAATTTTACTTGTTCCAATAATGTGTTTGGCGATGACATACCCAACCTCTCCCTCCAGCTTTCCACTACCTACAAAATTACAAAGGCTAGTAAGGCTATGAGCACCAGTACATAAAGGGTCATTGGTCTAGCATATTAGTCCCGGCCACCATTGCGTTCAGGACCAAATGAAGATTGTAGTGTCAGGTCCAACGGCTAGACGGTGCGCGGgagctttagtcccggttggagctaCCAACTGGGACTAAAGTGTCCTTCACGTGTTAGTTTAAAAAGCATCTGATGCAAGCTAAAGTGTCCTTCACGGAACACATCTATATCATTGTCTGGCTGCTTCGGGCAAAAAAATAATCATGGTGAGTAAAAGATACCTACACTTCTGACATAGATAGGGAGGTAGGTTGTAGATGGTGAGGGTGACCGGCTAAGTGTTGTGGTAGCTGGCGGATTCATCCCATCGGCACTTAGTGCGAACCTGACGTTCCTAGCCTCATCACCAAACTCCTTCGGGAACTTGGCATTGAAACTCTTTCACTGCTTGCCATCAGAGGGGTGTCATAGCTTGGATCGCCCTTGATGCGTTCTGCCGATGCATGCCATGACATCAGCTTGGCATCCTCTTGGTTCCCGAATAGCACATGCAGGCGATCGATTACGGGAGGTACCACACTGACAGTGTAGGACTTTTCCTCTACATGTAGCCCtcttcatcctcatcctcaGGAAACGGGATCTGCTTggttgtcttcttcttctgccttGTCTTGCGTCCTTCGTCATCCACGTCCGTGCGACAACCGGCGTTCCTCTTCTAACGACTTGCGCCGTAGTGCGGGCAGCTCTGCAAGATCTCGTACTTGCCCTGATATAAGATACAGTGGTTATTGCATGTATTGAACTTTTTAAGCTTCATCGCCACTGGCCAAATCTTCCTCTTCGCTCGATAGATATTGGCGGGCACCTTGTTACCCTCTGGGTATGTATCAACAAGCATACATAACAGGTCGTTGAAGCTAGTGTCGGACCACCCATGGTGAGActtcaacagcagcagcaactagAGGTTAAAACGCAACACTGTCCAATGCTTCGGACAATCCTTATATAGTGGATCAATTGCCATCTACTTCATCTCTTTGAAATTCTCCAGCCACTTCGAATTCCCAAACAGAACGTCATCTTGATCCATACGTTTAGCAacattttcaaaaatctttGCATCTTCAGGCCCAAAAAATCGCCCTCCTTACCATCCCCACCACCATCATTGCCTCCCATGTCTTGAAGAAGATCATCAATGTTGATATAATCGCGATTCGCACTATTGCCGCCCGCTACTGCTATTGATGATGAGGGTTGTTATCCTCTTTCATTCACCAACGATGGTGTCAAAGAGTTTTGTTCAGATGCACCGGTGACACTCGGATCTGCTTCGCCGTGAAACTTCCAGACGGTGTAATTCTTGACAGAACCATAGTGGATCAAACGGGATTGCACCACGTTATCTTTGTGGAGAAGTTTGTTCTGGCAGCTAATGCACGGAAAAATGGTGCGCTTCCGACCCAGACTCACATGATGCTTTTTTGCAGCGGCAATAAAATTTCTCATATGATGCAAGAAAGACATATCGTTGCCAACCCTCTGTAACTTGTACATCCACTCTTCCCTTAGTAACGTGTCTATGAACGCAACCGTGCATACACAACGAGAAATTAAGTCATATAAGCTCTAGATCCggttttctctctcctccgtttagatctagatctagaagAAAAGCAATTGTTTCATATAAAAGAGAGAAGATGAGAGTTGGAGAGTAACAAATCTATCTCCTGCGGTGCCCCCTTCACCAAATCTAAGGGCAaaacctccccctcccccccaaaCTGACCAATTTTCATCTTTTGAGGTCAAAACACGAAAATATGAAGGAGCTGTGGGGAAGAAGGATGCTGGAATGTTACTTATAGAGAACTTAACTGAGGCGGGCGCCTTAACCAAACCACCTCAGTTAATGcttcattaaccgaggcggtacTCCATAACACAACCATCCCGGTTAATGAAGCATTAACTAAGGCGGTTTGGTTATGCCGTCTGCCTCGGTTAGCGAATTAGCCGAGGTGGTTGCACGGCCGGCGGCCCGGCCACCATTAACTGAGGCAAGCTGCCAGCCTGCCCGCCTCCGAGCCCATTTTAAAAGGTCGTGATTAATGGAATTTTGGAGTAGTGCTATTCATTAGCAGTGAAAATACATGTTATCATCCATGATATATAAAACATATTTTATTCCTATTGTAAAATTACACCAAGACTAAACATTATGCAGGATTACAACCAACTCCCCTACATATAAATAAGTGAGTCATTTGAAATAATCAAATCCTTCAAAAAAATGTACAGTGAGGTAAAATATTGTAAGAGTAAATTTGAGCCAAATCTTTTAATTCATTTTCAAATGTTTAATTTCAATTTGTAAAGCTAAGCAGATGTACAAAGTTTACATATTTGATTATACATAATCCCAAAAACCACTTATTTATAACCAAATAGAGTAACAAAATTATTTCCATGTAGTGTTTCATTATAAATTGTTCTTACATTCTCAACCGGGGAATGACCTTTCTGTCCTGTCAGTAACTCCGCGAATATAACACCAAGACTATATATGTCTGACTTGAATGTGATGACTCCATCGTAGCGTTCTGGTGCCACATATCCCCTGCATAAAATTGGTATTATGTCAATGCTTAATGTGCAAAAGGGTTCGACACAAATCTTTCCAACCTAAAGATTAAAAAAGTTTCTAAAGAGGAGAAACAAGCTTACATGGTTCCTTGTACTTTTGATGTATTAATAACCCGGTCTTTCTGTTCATTAAACCACCTTGAGAGACCAAAGTCACAAATTTTTGGCACCATGTTATCATCAAGTAGTATGTTGGCAGGTTTGAGATCTAAGTGGACTATACTATTTTCATGAAGGTAATGCAACCCTTCACAAATTCCCTTGATTATTTTATAGCGCTCTTTCCAGTTTGATCGACAAGATGCATCTACAGAgccaaaatttaaaaaaaattgggatGTTGTTTGGCATCCTCGAAGCCATTTGAGCTTCGGATGGTAAAGAAAGTAATGACAGGAAAAATCACGTTCCACATGAATCGTACCATCGATATAACCTAAAGAAAATAATGACGGAAAAAATTACTTGCCACCTGAATCTTACCATTGATATAAGCATGCAAATCCCCGTTACGCAAATATTCAAAGCAGAGCAACCTGTGTCTAACATCTGCAATGACAAAATTTCCCTCGTATGGTTCCTTTTTCCCATGCGTATTAGCACAGAATCCCAGAAATCGTACTATATTTTTATGTCTCACCCTCAACAAACAAAGAACCTCTCTTTGGTACTTAGTCTCATCCATATCAATCAGGGGCGATAGCTTCTTCACAGCAACTATCCCACCATTTTTAAGTAACCCCTGTAATTAAAAGTCAGACATTGCCTTTACAGCAAGAATAAGATTTTATATGAAGAGTTTATATCATTTCCTTGGGTAGTTGAGAGTTCCCCGTACAGTCATACCTTGTAAACCACACCAAATCCACCACTACCGATGCGCAGATCATCAGAGAAATCCCTCGTGATCGACTTTAGAAGTGATATTGGCAGATCCGTAGGCTCAGCACTTTCATTAAGTAGCATGCCCTCCAAGAGAGTACTAGCTTCAAAATCCATGTGTAATTATATATAATAGTAACCTTGAAAAAAGAGCCAGAATTAATAATGAGGCCAATGAACTTGTTGTGAAGTAGGGAAGATAGAATTACAGAACCACATATATGATGTTAGTTCTAATCTTCCTGTGCAATATGTTTCACAAATTGTTTACTAAACAAAAGGAAATAAGCATATGATTAATGTCGtaactttctttttctttcatttttcagtTATTGAAATGTCGATGATACACTATAAACATGGTCTAATACATCAGTACGTGTGGATACACATTTAATTCCATTTTAACATGGTGGATTAATTATCTTGCATAGGGCATCATCTACTTCCATTGCTCATTTTCATATTTGGCGTGTAGAACCACTGATGACACACTATAGAATGTTTGGTCCTCC
The genomic region above belongs to Panicum virgatum strain AP13 chromosome 8N, P.virgatum_v5, whole genome shotgun sequence and contains:
- the LOC120684614 gene encoding disease resistance protein RPM1-like isoform X1; translation: MDFEASTLLEGMLLNESAEPTDLPISLLKSITRDFSDDLRIGSGGFGVVYKGLLKNGGIVAVKKLSPLIDMDETKYQREVLCLLRVRHKNIVRFLGFCANTHGKKEPYEGNFVIADVRHRLLCFEYLRNGDLHAYINDASCRSNWKERYKIIKGICEGLHYLHENSIVHLDLKPANILLDDNMVPKICDFGLSRWFNEQKDRVINTSKVQGTMGYVAPERYDGVITFKSDIYSLGVIFAELLTGQKGHSPVENVVESWRERLGMSSPNTLLEQVKLCAEICIDCTDRERKNRPSMDRIIQKLTETETNVAQVEEITVLSDPEDSTVPSHITTRDTPRDGLPSMSEEEPSPRVLHMITGPRAPYIPGLFLAIMKIDAVLADKTTKIVVAKLSAKGSSRLRGLEVNIQKVRDQLAVLMTKTAMSNLTNEVNGWIRELRKLIIRVEDLMDKYLYYCFRMENEFFLIKYFTEAQYIIVFSEIADEVAAIQNKTKQVVKLKHQCLQLPRHDPEMETQRSQVSISEFVKDEDLVGIEDNRRMLTEWLYSDEPDSKVITVSGMGGLGKTALVANVYEREKRKFPARVWVAVSQTYTMDALLRKLLWEIDDVKHLQTHINGMDVSDLKEEIKEILKHRKCLIVLDDVWDQDVYFKLCYSFGNVEASRIIITTRKTDVATLAPPTRRLELQPLSSKYAFDLFCRKAFYNIKDHECPKELLHAATSIVDRCYGLPVAIVSIGSLLSLQPQIHHIWNQMYDQLETELSNSDNVREIFNLSYHDLSADLKNCFLYCSLFPKDYLISSESVVKMWIAEGFVLSRGNKTAEEVAERNLTELINCNLLVIGHNDEQGRVRTCRMHPIMRDLVLVAKQERFGSANDYRRMIQMNKDVRRLSSYGWKDNTPIKVNFPQLRTLVSLGTVSSSPGMLSSILSEATYLTVLELQDSEVTELPASIGILFNLRYIGLRRTKVKLLPDSVVNLSNLLTLDIKGTKIQRLPRGLGKVKKLRHLMADRCADGNLAVFPNIFGAQVPKDLFNLSEFPYRFGVEAPKDLSSLQELQTLETVEASRGLAEQLKKLMQLRSVWIHSISAADCANILATISNMPVLSSLLLSARDENEVLCFEALQPISRKLQKLIIIGQWAKGTLECPIFRVHGACLKYLDISWCRVGEDPLVMLAPYLYNLTYLSFNHIYSAKTLVLSPGSFPQLKMLVLKHMPDVNELMIADGALPCIEALYIGSLARLDKVPQGMESLRSLKRLWLLNLHRNFRSQWHNNRMFEKMQHVLKIDI
- the LOC120684614 gene encoding disease resistance protein RPM1-like isoform X2 → MDFEASTLLEGMLLNESAEPTDLPISLLKSITRDFSDDLRIGSGGFGVVYKGLLKNGGIVAVKKLSPLIDMDETKYQREVLCLLRVRHKNIVRFLGFCANTHGKKEPYEGNFVIADVRHRLLCFEYLRNGDLHAYINDASCRSNWKERYKIIKGICEGLHYLHENSIVHLDLKPANILLDDNMVPKICDFGLSRWFNEQKDRVINTSKVQGTMGYVAPERYDGVITFKSDIYSLGVIFAELLTGQKGHSPVENVEEITVLSDPEDSTVPSHITTRDTPRDGLPSMSEEEPSPRVLHMITGPRAPYIPGLFLAIMKIDAVLADKTTKIVVAKLSAKGSSRLRGLEVNIQKVRDQLAVLMTKTAMSNLTNEVNGWIRELRKLIIRVEDLMDKYLYYCFRMENEFFLIKYFTEAQYIIVFSEIADEVAAIQNKTKQVVKLKHQCLQLPRHDPEMETQRSQVSISEFVKDEDLVGIEDNRRMLTEWLYSDEPDSKVITVSGMGGLGKTALVANVYEREKRKFPARVWVAVSQTYTMDALLRKLLWEIDDVKHLQTHINGMDVSDLKEEIKEILKHRKCLIVLDDVWDQDVYFKLCYSFGNVEASRIIITTRKTDVATLAPPTRRLELQPLSSKYAFDLFCRKAFYNIKDHECPKELLHAATSIVDRCYGLPVAIVSIGSLLSLQPQIHHIWNQMYDQLETELSNSDNVREIFNLSYHDLSADLKNCFLYCSLFPKDYLISSESVVKMWIAEGFVLSRGNKTAEEVAERNLTELINCNLLVIGHNDEQGRVRTCRMHPIMRDLVLVAKQERFGSANDYRRMIQMNKDVRRLSSYGWKDNTPIKVNFPQLRTLVSLGTVSSSPGMLSSILSEATYLTVLELQDSEVTELPASIGILFNLRYIGLRRTKVKLLPDSVVNLSNLLTLDIKGTKIQRLPRGLGKVKKLRHLMADRCADGNLAVFPNIFGAQVPKDLFNLSEFPYRFGVEAPKDLSSLQELQTLETVEASRGLAEQLKKLMQLRSVWIHSISAADCANILATISNMPVLSSLLLSARDENEVLCFEALQPISRKLQKLIIIGQWAKGTLECPIFRVHGACLKYLDISWCRVGEDPLVMLAPYLYNLTYLSFNHIYSAKTLVLSPGSFPQLKMLVLKHMPDVNELMIADGALPCIEALYIGSLARLDKVPQGMESLRSLKRLWLLNLHRNFRSQWHNNRMFEKMQHVLKIDI
- the LOC120684614 gene encoding disease resistance protein RPM1-like isoform X3, with protein sequence MVPKICDFGLSRWFNEQKDRVINTSKVQGTMGYVAPERYDGVITFKSDIYSLGVIFAELLTGQKGHSPVENVVESWRERLGMSSPNTLLEQVKLCAEICIDCTDRERKNRPSMDRIIQKLTETETNVAQVEEITVLSDPEDSTVPSHITTRDTPRDGLPSMSEEEPSPRVLHMITGPRAPYIPGLFLAIMKIDAVLADKTTKIVVAKLSAKGSSRLRGLEVNIQKVRDQLAVLMTKTAMSNLTNEVNGWIRELRKLIIRVEDLMDKYLYYCFRMENEFFLIKYFTEAQYIIVFSEIADEVAAIQNKTKQVVKLKHQCLQLPRHDPEMETQRSQVSISEFVKDEDLVGIEDNRRMLTEWLYSDEPDSKVITVSGMGGLGKTALVANVYEREKRKFPARVWVAVSQTYTMDALLRKLLWEIDDVKHLQTHINGMDVSDLKEEIKEILKHRKCLIVLDDVWDQDVYFKLCYSFGNVEASRIIITTRKTDVATLAPPTRRLELQPLSSKYAFDLFCRKAFYNIKDHECPKELLHAATSIVDRCYGLPVAIVSIGSLLSLQPQIHHIWNQMYDQLETELSNSDNVREIFNLSYHDLSADLKNCFLYCSLFPKDYLISSESVVKMWIAEGFVLSRGNKTAEEVAERNLTELINCNLLVIGHNDEQGRVRTCRMHPIMRDLVLVAKQERFGSANDYRRMIQMNKDVRRLSSYGWKDNTPIKVNFPQLRTLVSLGTVSSSPGMLSSILSEATYLTVLELQDSEVTELPASIGILFNLRYIGLRRTKVKLLPDSVVNLSNLLTLDIKGTKIQRLPRGLGKVKKLRHLMADRCADGNLAVFPNIFGAQVPKDLFNLSEFPYRFGVEAPKDLSSLQELQTLETVEASRGLAEQLKKLMQLRSVWIHSISAADCANILATISNMPVLSSLLLSARDENEVLCFEALQPISRKLQKLIIIGQWAKGTLECPIFRVHGACLKYLDISWCRVGEDPLVMLAPYLYNLTYLSFNHIYSAKTLVLSPGSFPQLKMLVLKHMPDVNELMIADGALPCIEALYIGSLARLDKVPQGMESLRSLKRLWLLNLHRNFRSQWHNNRMFEKMQHVLKIDI